One region of uncultured Methanolobus sp. genomic DNA includes:
- a CDS encoding GAF domain-containing sensor histidine kinase, whose translation MKKTLSSIQDLIVVIDRDMRIVTSNWKNCDSIATNIKMGNPLCYNCLMQQTKPCESCRLLEVFATGKCCKFEIEDPLDSKTKLIELSPLFDDNGNVSMVVRHAKDISECKSIENTLKMREKQQAAVAKLGQEGLAGADLDELMQDSVRLITGTLDVEYCRIMKKEGDNAVMVAGVGWEEKNNTKNERENSKNDIVCYTLYSDCEEDSVIQENRSQDKFSGLSLLQENGIVSGMDVTIGSREEPYGVMNVHTTQRRVFTKDDMHFMQSVANVLAEALSRKEAEENLRTYAKQLEDANHLKVLFTDVLTHDLLNPANIIRGFTEELIIVEDKKRKQNLLDKIHKNNERMIYMIESASKFIKLESVDDIKFEEQDFLPILEKVVRNLGSEMDKKDIRFDMKAIGPYPSLMNPIMEEVFLNLLSNAIKFTPSKGRISITISDAMDKWKIQVTDTGQGINNGDREMIFERFRRAEKGSIKGSGLGLAIAKRIVELHGGEIGVENNPIGQGSDFWFTVKKAR comes from the coding sequence TTGAAAAAAACCCTGTCATCGATACAGGATCTGATAGTTGTAATAGACCGGGATATGCGAATTGTAACCAGTAACTGGAAGAATTGTGATTCTATAGCTACAAATATAAAAATGGGTAATCCCTTGTGCTATAATTGTCTCATGCAGCAGACAAAACCCTGTGAATCATGTCGTTTGCTTGAAGTTTTTGCTACCGGTAAATGCTGTAAATTTGAGATTGAAGACCCTCTTGACAGCAAAACAAAACTCATTGAGCTTTCACCTCTTTTTGATGATAACGGCAATGTTTCAATGGTAGTAAGACACGCAAAGGACATCAGTGAATGCAAATCCATTGAAAATACCCTGAAAATGAGAGAAAAACAACAGGCTGCCGTTGCAAAGCTCGGACAGGAAGGACTTGCAGGAGCAGACCTTGATGAACTCATGCAGGACTCCGTGAGACTTATAACAGGTACTCTTGATGTTGAATACTGCCGGATAATGAAAAAAGAAGGCGATAATGCTGTCATGGTTGCAGGTGTTGGCTGGGAAGAGAAAAACAACACTAAAAATGAAAGAGAAAACAGCAAGAATGACATTGTCTGCTACACTTTGTACTCTGACTGCGAAGAAGACTCAGTTATTCAGGAAAACAGATCACAGGACAAATTCAGCGGATTGTCATTGCTTCAGGAAAACGGTATTGTCAGCGGAATGGATGTTACTATCGGTAGCAGAGAAGAACCCTACGGTGTCATGAATGTACACACCACACAAAGAAGAGTTTTCACCAAAGATGACATGCATTTCATGCAGTCTGTGGCTAATGTACTTGCAGAGGCTCTAAGCAGGAAAGAAGCTGAAGAAAATCTCAGAACATATGCAAAACAACTTGAAGATGCAAATCACCTGAAAGTGCTTTTCACAGATGTACTCACACATGACCTTCTTAATCCTGCAAATATAATACGCGGTTTTACTGAGGAACTGATAATTGTTGAAGACAAAAAAAGAAAACAGAACCTGCTTGATAAGATTCACAAGAACAATGAAAGAATGATCTATATGATCGAATCAGCTTCAAAGTTCATAAAACTGGAATCGGTCGATGATATCAAATTTGAAGAGCAGGACTTTTTGCCAATTCTTGAAAAAGTAGTCAGGAACCTCGGTTCTGAAATGGATAAAAAAGATATTCGGTTTGATATGAAAGCAATCGGACCTTACCCGTCACTCATGAACCCGATCATGGAAGAAGTATTCCTTAACCTGCTTTCCAATGCGATCAAATTCACTCCTTCTAAAGGAAGAATATCAATTACCATATCAGATGCCATGGATAAATGGAAAATACAGGTTACTGATACCGGTCAGGGCATCAACAACGGTGACAGGGAAATGATATTCGAGCGTTTCAGACGGGCAGAAAAAGGAAGTATAAAAGGAAGCGGACTTGGCCTTGCAATCGCAAAAAGAATAGTGGAACTTCACGGCGGAGAAATTGGAGTTGAAAACAATCCAATAGGCCAGGGAAGTGATTTCTGGTTCACCGTGAAAAAAGCGCGTTGA
- a CDS encoding ion transporter, with protein sequence MAANEDKYSDNKPDGDNWRSRLYEIIFEADTPAGKNFDIILIASILLSVLAVMLDSVKSFRLAHGDLLYNIEWFFTILFSIEYILRMLCVKNKTKYAGSLFGIVDLLAIMPTYLSLILPGSQFLLVIRILRVLRIFRILKLVKYLNEAELLISALKASGRKITVFLFTVLTLVVILGSMMYVIEGEENGFTSIPMSIHWAIVTLTTVGYGDIVPKTPLGIALSSVVMIIGYSIIAVPTGIVTAEISFASIEERENKMPKNICKHCGNDKNDSDALFCKHCGIKL encoded by the coding sequence ATGGCTGCAAATGAGGATAAATATTCAGATAACAAACCGGACGGGGATAACTGGAGGAGCCGACTCTACGAAATAATCTTTGAGGCTGATACTCCTGCCGGGAAGAACTTCGATATAATTCTGATAGCGAGTATCCTCCTGAGCGTGCTAGCTGTCATGCTTGACAGTGTGAAATCATTCAGACTTGCACACGGTGACCTGCTCTATAATATAGAATGGTTCTTCACCATTCTTTTTTCAATTGAATATATTCTTCGAATGCTTTGTGTCAAAAACAAAACAAAGTACGCAGGCAGCCTTTTTGGAATTGTTGACCTGCTGGCCATCATGCCTACATACCTGAGTCTCATTTTGCCGGGAAGCCAGTTCCTGCTTGTTATCAGGATACTCAGGGTGCTGAGAATATTCCGTATTCTTAAACTTGTGAAGTACCTGAACGAGGCTGAACTGCTGATAAGCGCATTAAAAGCAAGCGGCAGGAAAATTACTGTTTTCCTGTTTACGGTGCTGACACTTGTCGTTATTCTTGGCTCCATGATGTATGTGATTGAAGGTGAGGAAAACGGTTTTACCAGCATACCAATGAGCATTCACTGGGCTATCGTGACACTTACAACGGTAGGCTATGGTGACATTGTACCAAAAACGCCGCTTGGAATTGCTCTTTCTTCAGTTGTCATGATAATTGGTTATAGCATAATCGCTGTTCCAACAGGCATTGTAACAGCAGAAATTAGTTTTGCTTCTATTGAAGAAAGAGAAAATAAAATGCCAAAGAATATCTGCAAGCATTGTGGGAATGACAAAAACGATAGCGATGCCCTGTTTTGCAAGCATTGCGGAATAAAATTATAG
- the dinB gene encoding DNA polymerase IV, translating into MERVIIHVDMDYFYAAIEEREDPTLKGKAVVVCMYSNRDESGGAVSTSNYIARDAGIHSAMPCKLAKSKKPDAVFLPVRKAFYEEVSANVMDILRSNADREESFEKISIDEAFLEISESCNRDYDIAKEIGIRIKEEVKSQERITCSVGIGPNKLIAKMASSFLKPDGITVIRPEETEDFLKPMPVKKLWGIGKVTEDKLAEMGISTVEELAAFDVMELISVFGKNKGMWLKKAASGQDDSPVKERTASDQVGRMASLKNDSRNEKMIFSLLDELMDDVTSKIKKRKVAFRSVTVTVIFSNFKTSTKSKTFNHAVSDREILAENAVELMKQFLEESTINFRRIGVRVGNLQESTGQKSLFDF; encoded by the coding sequence ATGGAACGTGTGATAATTCATGTGGACATGGACTACTTCTATGCTGCAATAGAAGAGCGGGAAGACCCAACTCTGAAAGGAAAAGCTGTTGTTGTCTGCATGTATTCCAACCGTGATGAATCGGGCGGAGCTGTCAGTACTTCCAATTATATTGCAAGAGATGCCGGGATACATTCTGCCATGCCGTGTAAACTTGCAAAATCTAAAAAGCCTGATGCTGTTTTTCTGCCGGTTCGAAAAGCGTTCTATGAAGAGGTTTCTGCAAATGTGATGGATATCCTCAGGTCAAATGCAGATCGTGAGGAATCTTTTGAAAAAATAAGTATCGATGAGGCTTTTCTGGAGATAAGCGAATCCTGCAATAGGGATTACGATATTGCAAAGGAAATCGGCATCAGGATTAAAGAAGAAGTGAAATCACAGGAAAGAATTACCTGCTCGGTTGGCATCGGTCCCAACAAACTCATTGCTAAGATGGCATCGTCTTTCCTAAAACCTGATGGAATAACTGTAATTAGACCGGAAGAAACTGAGGATTTTCTTAAACCGATGCCGGTGAAGAAATTATGGGGAATCGGCAAGGTAACCGAGGACAAGCTGGCTGAAATGGGAATTTCAACTGTTGAGGAGCTGGCTGCTTTTGATGTTATGGAACTGATTTCTGTTTTTGGAAAGAACAAAGGTATGTGGCTTAAAAAAGCTGCATCAGGTCAGGATGACAGTCCTGTGAAGGAGAGAACTGCAAGCGACCAGGTTGGCAGGATGGCTTCACTGAAAAATGACAGCAGAAATGAGAAAATGATATTCTCATTGCTTGATGAGCTTATGGATGATGTTACCAGCAAGATCAAAAAAAGGAAAGTAGCATTCCGGTCTGTAACAGTAACCGTTATATTCTCAAATTTCAAAACTTCAACAAAAAGCAAGACATTCAACCACGCTGTGAGTGACAGGGAAATACTGGCTGAGAATGCTGTTGAACTGATGAAACAGTTCCTTGAGGAAAGCACTATTAATTTCAGGCGCATTGGTGTCAGGGTTGGCAACCTGCAGGAAAGTACAGGACAAAAGAGCCTTTTTGATTTCTGA
- a CDS encoding GNAT family N-acetyltransferase, with product MLNIRPFREEDNDTLLDIEKLCPQGNEECAMIIDKGPDITARYELFDNWEIRVAEKNAAAVGWIGWSIKQGLDEPYLYIAEVMVHPDHKDQGIEVELIREAEKAAAKINASYIYCYAYEPNEEFIDLFENLGYMREKNIQVISISAHQNEKMESGYEIERINPDDIHETIKLINSYYHGNAQFYPFTTESFRNYTERILGYGLENFIVAKWKGHIVACAGFWDTSVLMEVTYTKEPMMWKLMANAYGILRHFTRVPDIPSEGEVCKMHSIVDFAFEQEHSPAMEEIIDYCNNLMFETNCKFFGACTDPDDPVLGVLNKFKPMHENLYLYAKPISGKVPDFSRIYVDCRDTIL from the coding sequence ATGCTCAATATAAGACCCTTTAGGGAAGAGGACAACGACACCCTGCTGGACATTGAAAAGCTATGTCCCCAGGGAAATGAAGAATGTGCAATGATCATTGACAAGGGACCGGATATAACAGCAAGATATGAGCTTTTCGACAACTGGGAAATCCGTGTCGCAGAGAAGAATGCCGCCGCTGTGGGGTGGATAGGGTGGTCAATTAAACAAGGACTAGATGAACCATATCTTTACATTGCAGAAGTTATGGTTCATCCTGACCACAAAGATCAGGGAATTGAAGTCGAACTTATCAGGGAAGCAGAAAAAGCTGCGGCTAAAATAAATGCTTCTTACATCTATTGTTATGCGTATGAACCAAATGAAGAGTTCATTGATCTCTTTGAAAATCTTGGCTACATGAGAGAAAAGAACATTCAGGTTATTTCAATTTCAGCTCATCAAAATGAAAAGATGGAAAGCGGATATGAAATTGAAAGGATAAATCCTGATGATATCCATGAAACTATTAAGCTGATCAATAGCTACTACCATGGAAACGCCCAATTTTACCCATTTACCACAGAGAGTTTCAGGAACTATACTGAAAGAATACTTGGATACGGTCTTGAAAATTTCATTGTCGCAAAATGGAAAGGACACATTGTTGCCTGTGCAGGTTTCTGGGATACTTCGGTCCTTATGGAAGTTACTTACACAAAAGAACCGATGATGTGGAAACTCATGGCAAATGCATACGGAATACTCAGACACTTTACAAGAGTGCCGGATATTCCATCTGAAGGTGAGGTCTGCAAAATGCATTCGATTGTAGATTTTGCATTTGAACAGGAACACAGCCCTGCAATGGAAGAGATAATTGACTATTGTAATAACCTGATGTTTGAGACTAACTGCAAGTTCTTTGGAGCCTGCACTGATCCTGATGATCCGGTTCTTGGAGTCCTGAATAAATTCAAGCCAATGCATGAGAACCTGTACCTCTACGCAAAACCAATCTCAGGAAAAGTGCCTGACTTCAGCCGCATTTATGTGGATTGCAGGGATACGATTCTTTAA